One region of Tistrella mobilis genomic DNA includes:
- a CDS encoding NADP-dependent oxidoreductase, which yields MSGAMMKAVRIHRFGGPEVLVYEEVPRPRPAPGEVLVRVHAAGLNPPDWYLRDGYRSLPPAWRPDGGLPIIPGTDVSGVVAGLGEGVGGFAAGDAVYALVRFPEGVFGGSNGYAGYVSVPAAQLAPKPAGIDHVHAAAAPMSLLTAWQFLVDPGHDVPNPLQPAPHRPVPLDGRTVLINGAAGGVGHLALQIAKLKGARVVAAASGRHRALLHDLGADRVIDYRETPPEDVVRDLDLVVDAVGGAATGRFLKTLKPGGALFPIFPLGFTGAADAARQGVVVSTTQVRSSGAQLRQLAPLLSDGRIRVVIDSTYPLARARAAHERAEAGHIQGKIVLTVD from the coding sequence CCCGGCCTGCCCCGGGCGAGGTGCTGGTGCGGGTGCATGCGGCGGGGCTGAACCCGCCCGACTGGTATCTGCGCGACGGCTATCGCAGCCTGCCGCCCGCATGGCGGCCCGATGGCGGCTTGCCGATCATCCCCGGCACGGATGTTTCGGGCGTGGTCGCGGGCCTCGGCGAAGGCGTCGGCGGTTTTGCCGCAGGCGATGCGGTCTATGCGCTGGTCCGCTTCCCCGAAGGCGTCTTCGGCGGCAGCAACGGTTATGCCGGCTATGTCAGCGTGCCGGCCGCGCAGCTGGCGCCGAAGCCGGCCGGCATCGATCATGTCCATGCCGCCGCCGCGCCGATGTCGCTGCTCACCGCCTGGCAATTCCTGGTCGATCCGGGCCACGACGTGCCGAACCCGCTTCAGCCGGCCCCCCACCGACCGGTACCGCTCGATGGCCGGACGGTGCTGATCAACGGCGCCGCCGGTGGCGTGGGGCATCTGGCGCTTCAGATCGCGAAGCTGAAAGGCGCCCGGGTGGTCGCGGCCGCCTCTGGCCGGCACCGGGCGCTGCTGCATGATCTGGGCGCCGACCGGGTCATCGACTATCGCGAGACCCCGCCGGAAGATGTCGTCCGCGATCTCGATCTGGTGGTCGATGCTGTGGGCGGTGCGGCGACCGGCCGTTTCCTGAAGACCCTGAAGCCCGGCGGCGCCCTGTTCCCGATCTTTCCGCTCGGTTTCACCGGCGCTGCCGATGCCGCGCGGCAGGGTGTCGTCGTCTCCACCACCCAGGTTCGTTCCAGCGGCGCGCAGCTGCGGCAGCTGGCGCCGCTGTTGAGCGACGGCCGTATCCGGGTGGTGATCGACAGCACATATCCGCTGGCCCGGGCCCGTGCGGCGCATGAGCGGGCCGAAGCCGGGCATATCCAGGGCAAGATCGTGCTCACCGTC